The window GACTGGCTGATCAACGCCATCATCGAGAAATCCTACAAGCCTCTGGGCGTCTCGCTCCGCACCTCCGAGATGTTCATCTCCGACGGCTCCAAGTGCGACTGCGCCAACATCCTCGACATCTTCGCCCTCGACAACGTCGTCGCCATCGGCGATCCGGTCTACCCAGTCTACAACGACACCAACGTCATGATCGGCCGCACCGGCGAAGCGGACGAAAAAGGGTACTACCAGGGGGTCGTTTATATGCCCTGCACCGAAGGGAACGACTTCGTGCCGGAACTCCCCGAGAAGAAGGTCGACATCATCTACCTTTGCTCGCCGAACAACCCGACCGGCACCGTCGCCACCAAGGAACAGCTCAAGGCCTGGGTCGACTACGCCAACGCCAACGGCGCGATCATCCTCTTCGACGCCGCCTACGAGGCCTTCATCACCACGCCGGGGATTCCCCATTCCATCTACGAGATCGAGGGCGCCAAGACCTGCGCCATCGAGTTCCGCTCCTTCTCTAAAACCGCCGGCTTCACCGGCGTGCGCTGCGGCCTGGTCGTGGTGCCCGAAGAGCTGATGGGAACGACCGAAACGGGAGAAAAGTACAGCCTCAACAAACTCTGGAACCGTCGCACCACCACCAAGTTCAATGGTGCTTCCTACCCGGTACAGAAGGCCGCTGCTGCCGTCTATTCGGACGAAGGCTGGAAGCAGACCAAGGAAATCATCGACTATTACATGGATAACGCCCGCATCATCCGAGAAGGGCTCTCCCAAGCCGGCATCACCTGCTTCGGCGGGGTCGACTCCCCTTACATCTGGCTGAAAACGCCGGGCGGACTTTCCAGTTGGGACTTCTTCGACAAACTGCTCAATGAGTGCCACGTCGTCGGCACGCCGGGAAGCGGCTTTGGCCCCAGCGGCGAAGGCTACTTCCGCCTCAGCGCCTTCGGTCACAAAGAAAACGTGATCGAGGCGGTGGAACGGATCAAGCAGAAGTGGGGCAAGTAAAATGACGAAGGGCGGCTGTTCAGGCCGCCCTTCTTTGCTTTCCCTCACACCAACAAACGGAGGAGATGAACATGAAAGTCGTAGCATTTAACGGCAGTCCCAACCGGGAAGGCAACACCTGGCATACCCTGAAGATGGTCACGGCCGAGCTCGAAATGGCGGGGATCGAGACTGAGATCGTCACTGTGGGGGACAAGGCGATCCGCGGGTGCATCGCCTGTGGCCTGTGCGCCAAGAACAAGAACGAGCAGTGTGTGCTTCCCGGCGACGAGGTAAACGCCTGGATTCAGAAGATGAAGCAGGCCGACGGCATCCTGCTTGGCTCGCCGGTGCACTACGCCGCCATCTCGGGAACGATGAAGTCCTTTCTCGACCGAGCCTTCTACGTCGCCGGCATGAACGGCGGCCTCTTCCGCCACAAAGTCGGCGCCTCGGTGGTCGCTGTGCGCCGCTCCGGCGGCCTCCCCGCCTTCGAGCAACTCAACAATTTTCTGATGTATTCCGAGATGCTGATCCCCACCTCGAACTATTGGAACGTCATTCACGGCCGAATGCCGGGGGAGGTGGCGAAGGATGAGGAAGGGGCGCAGATCATGCGGGTGCTGGGGAAGAATATGGCCTGGCTGCTGAAGCTGGTGGAACACGGCAAGGGGGCGGTGGTCCCGCCGACGCAAGAAAAGAAGGCCTACATGCACTTTGTTCGGTGATTCGCCCGAGCCGGCATTTGCGCGGAGTTGGGCCGACAGAGGACTTTGGGCGAAAACCGAAAATCGCGGCGCCCGGACGATTCTCGCGCCTCCGCCGCGCCGATCTTCCCCCGCTCTGCCGAAATATGTTAGGCTTCGCCCCGCCAATCCCCCAAGAACAGGAATAATATGCAGATCTGGGTCGACGCCGACGCCTGTCCCCGCGTCATCAAGGACATCCTCTTCCGCGTCGCCGAAAAGCGCCGCATCCCGCTGATTCTGGTGGCCAACCAGGCGCTGCGCGTGCCGCCCTCGAAGTACATCCGGTGCATCCAGGTCGGCGCCGGCTTCGATGTCGCCGATGGCCGGATCGTGGCGGAGTTACGGCCCGGCGACCTGGTGGTCACCGCCGACATTCCCCTGGCCGCGGCCGTCCTCGACAAAGGCGGGCACGCCCTCGACCCACGTGGCGCCCTGATGACGACCGACACCATCGGCGAGCGGCTGATGATGCGCAACGTCCTGGATGAGCTGCGCGGCTGCGGCATCGAAACCGGCGGCCCGCCACCTCTCAGCCCGAGCGACCGTCAGGCCTTCGCCAACCGGCTTGATGCGTTCCTGACGCGACATACCCCTTTGCCGCCCATTTCCCCACCATGACCCAAGAAGCCTTGTTCACCTACCGTCCCATCGGCCTTCTGCGCTCCCCCTATGCGCGCCGTATCGACGCCCCCCATCAGGGGACGGTGACGCAAGGGACGAAAACGGGGGAAGCGGCGACGGCGACGCTGGAGTTGGCGGGCTGGCTGGACGAGCAAATCCTTCAGGATCTGGAGGGTTTCGAGCGGTTGTGGCTGATCTATGCCTTACATCGCAGCGACGGCTGGAAACCTACCGTCAAGCCGCCCCGGGGCGGGCCGAAGCGGGGAGTTCTTGCCACCCGCTCCCCCCATCGCCCCAACGCCATCGGCCTGTCTGCGGTGGAACTGGTCAAAGTGGAAGGAAGAACCTTGCATCTGCGTGGGGTCGATCTGCTCGACGGCACGCCGGTATTGGACATCAAACCCTACGTCCCCTACGCTGACGCCTTTCCCGACGCCAAAGCCGGGTGGATTGACGAGCTGGACGCCCACCTCGGGTGCCGTTCGGCTCCGGGACCGCGCAAGCCCCGATAAACAGTGCCCCTGCTCAAAAAACGAAGGACGGCCAAAGAAGCCGTCCTTTTTTATCGATGGGGGATGTGAACAATTACGGCTGGGCGTTTTTTTCCGCCAACACGCCAACGGT of the Desulfuromonas acetexigens genome contains:
- a CDS encoding LL-diaminopimelate aminotransferase produces the protein MARINDNYLKLKAGYLFPEIGRRVREFTTANPDAKVIRLGIGDVTRPLAPAVLKAFHDAVDDLGTTDHFAGYGPEQGYDWLINAIIEKSYKPLGVSLRTSEMFISDGSKCDCANILDIFALDNVVAIGDPVYPVYNDTNVMIGRTGEADEKGYYQGVVYMPCTEGNDFVPELPEKKVDIIYLCSPNNPTGTVATKEQLKAWVDYANANGAIILFDAAYEAFITTPGIPHSIYEIEGAKTCAIEFRSFSKTAGFTGVRCGLVVVPEELMGTTETGEKYSLNKLWNRRTTTKFNGASYPVQKAAAAVYSDEGWKQTKEIIDYYMDNARIIREGLSQAGITCFGGVDSPYIWLKTPGGLSSWDFFDKLLNECHVVGTPGSGFGPSGEGYFRLSAFGHKENVIEAVERIKQKWGK
- a CDS encoding flavodoxin family protein; translated protein: MKVVAFNGSPNREGNTWHTLKMVTAELEMAGIETEIVTVGDKAIRGCIACGLCAKNKNEQCVLPGDEVNAWIQKMKQADGILLGSPVHYAAISGTMKSFLDRAFYVAGMNGGLFRHKVGASVVAVRRSGGLPAFEQLNNFLMYSEMLIPTSNYWNVIHGRMPGEVAKDEEGAQIMRVLGKNMAWLLKLVEHGKGAVVPPTQEKKAYMHFVR
- a CDS encoding YaiI/YqxD family protein yields the protein MQIWVDADACPRVIKDILFRVAEKRRIPLILVANQALRVPPSKYIRCIQVGAGFDVADGRIVAELRPGDLVVTADIPLAAAVLDKGGHALDPRGALMTTDTIGERLMMRNVLDELRGCGIETGGPPPLSPSDRQAFANRLDAFLTRHTPLPPISPP
- the tsaA gene encoding tRNA (N6-threonylcarbamoyladenosine(37)-N6)-methyltransferase TrmO, which translates into the protein MTQEALFTYRPIGLLRSPYARRIDAPHQGTVTQGTKTGEAATATLELAGWLDEQILQDLEGFERLWLIYALHRSDGWKPTVKPPRGGPKRGVLATRSPHRPNAIGLSAVELVKVEGRTLHLRGVDLLDGTPVLDIKPYVPYADAFPDAKAGWIDELDAHLGCRSAPGPRKPR